A single genomic interval of Halorubrum aethiopicum harbors:
- a CDS encoding HEAT repeat domain-containing protein, whose translation MTERDRPLSPERLVDLLVEGDRREAATCLDRLRTADSETRKAFLREIRDAAGERPGLFEGLAGPLAAFLTDDDRAVRLTTAKLFVALAAAEPAVVLPVADRVAARLADDEEFYYVRARCAETLGYVALESPEEVGDTAVLADLRVGLSFDEPEVREKLAKALKHVAAGDPSRLRHQVASLADHLEDDRELVRYHLCTALVVVGSEHPERLSAAAEVFRARASEDESPYVRARAAEALGVIGRSGSAVDPVPDLDAVESAFEEPPSFLTARVEFLRDVLADGARPAGPPEGPGSVESIREGTDPVVGEITSPDDGECRHCGLDLADGGPPTCPRCGAPRG comes from the coding sequence ATGACTGAACGCGACCGCCCGCTCTCGCCGGAGCGTCTCGTCGACCTCCTCGTCGAGGGCGATCGGCGGGAGGCGGCGACGTGTCTGGACCGGTTGAGAACGGCCGACTCCGAGACGCGAAAGGCGTTCCTCCGGGAGATCCGCGACGCGGCCGGAGAGCGGCCGGGGCTTTTCGAGGGACTGGCCGGCCCGCTGGCCGCGTTCCTGACCGACGACGACCGGGCGGTGAGGCTGACCACGGCCAAACTGTTCGTCGCGCTGGCGGCGGCGGAGCCCGCGGTCGTCCTGCCGGTCGCGGATCGAGTGGCGGCTCGCCTCGCCGACGACGAGGAGTTCTACTACGTGCGGGCACGCTGTGCCGAGACGCTGGGCTACGTCGCGCTGGAGTCGCCCGAGGAGGTCGGCGACACGGCGGTTCTGGCGGACCTCCGGGTCGGGCTGTCGTTCGACGAACCGGAGGTCAGAGAGAAGCTGGCGAAGGCGCTGAAACACGTGGCGGCGGGCGACCCGAGCCGACTGCGCCACCAGGTCGCCTCGCTGGCGGATCACCTCGAGGACGACCGCGAACTCGTCCGCTACCACCTCTGTACGGCGCTTGTCGTGGTCGGGAGCGAGCACCCGGAGCGGCTCTCGGCGGCGGCAGAGGTGTTCCGGGCGCGGGCGAGCGAGGACGAGAGCCCGTACGTCCGGGCACGAGCCGCCGAGGCCCTCGGAGTGATCGGGCGGTCGGGGTCCGCGGTCGATCCGGTGCCCGACCTCGACGCGGTCGAGTCGGCGTTCGAGGAGCCGCCGTCGTTCCTGACCGCCCGCGTGGAGTTCCTTCGCGACGTCCTGGCGGACGGCGCGCGCCCGGCGGGGCCGCCGGAGGGCCCCGGATCCGTCGAATCGATCCGGGAGGGAACGGATCCCGTCGTCGGGGAGATCACCTCTCCCGACGACGGCGAGTGTCGCCACTGCGGGCTCGACCTCGCGGACGGCGGCCCGCCGACGTGTCCGCGCTGTGGCGCACCCCGCGGATAG
- a CDS encoding CARDB domain-containing protein → MSFRHDRRGQSVVVGTVILFGFLILAMATYQVQFVPAENEEIEFEHSQQVEGEFLDLRNAILQAGSTGSVQSEPIQLGTRYPQRTFFLNPPPASGSLQTTGEEAIQVNATVGSGAHENVREFWTQTDPRFNTTSIRYTPDYNEYRGAPRLLYEHSVVAAEFDDAVLLRSDQTVVRGDRIAITALTGAISETGVESQSVDPEPISRSSRTVPITGDGGDVEIVLPTAVDNATALRGRWAAELPNATVTEDGGTVRIALNGSETYRLGLSKVAVDAGGTTEPAYVVPVTGNGTVGESVGVEVRDKYNNPVVGAEVSLDGTTENTNADGRAFFEPDAADDYSATINGGSESYESVPFTITEAGGNGSVNRTFNTEWDLDSATVVENDERDLNVSVSDRSGTPIANATIDYSITPQSPNGSLSKWNQSVHDGTDNVTFEAGSAQQNESFDVYASAGDDVDRTEVTVIGGTVDLQDEIFESDSNFTVDHELTNLDSGYLVVENEDTGGTYENTVGDGSTTVDAADIGGISDGDTINATLYQDGSMTTELANDIETVGTVSPTFSVDITSTNAPVTEGENLDVEVTVENTGGSTGTQNIRFLVDGEEINVRGVTLASGAQVTESFTYQTEQGDSPDVDVRAESDDDFDTRTATVNAPAQFEVGITSTNEPITEGEDLNVDYTVENTGDETDTQTIELLDFDDQVIDSIEVTLDGGETTSGTLTWSTTPGDAETDDITVRSEDDTAVQGVTIDPTMASQVSGVDGTVGQSNIPGGGRAVEFDISADQSVEIDAFSVETQNDMSGRTFSDTGSSFDGQSLPATINGQATVELREFSGSGSLGIDENFVSDSSSADIIVTLEFSDGSELSLNIT, encoded by the coding sequence ATGAGTTTCAGACACGACCGTCGGGGCCAGTCGGTCGTGGTGGGGACGGTGATCCTCTTCGGCTTCCTGATCCTCGCGATGGCGACGTATCAGGTCCAGTTCGTGCCGGCGGAAAACGAGGAGATCGAGTTCGAACACAGCCAGCAGGTCGAAGGCGAGTTCCTGGACCTGCGGAACGCGATCCTTCAGGCCGGATCGACGGGGTCGGTACAATCCGAGCCGATACAGCTCGGAACCCGATATCCCCAGCGGACGTTCTTTCTGAATCCGCCGCCGGCGTCCGGATCGCTTCAGACCACGGGAGAAGAGGCGATTCAGGTGAACGCCACGGTCGGGTCGGGAGCCCACGAGAACGTCCGTGAGTTCTGGACGCAAACCGATCCGCGATTCAACACGACGTCCATCCGGTACACGCCGGACTACAACGAGTATCGGGGCGCTCCGCGACTGCTGTACGAACACTCCGTCGTGGCCGCGGAGTTCGACGACGCCGTCCTCCTCCGGTCGGATCAGACGGTCGTTCGTGGCGATCGGATCGCGATAACAGCCCTGACCGGAGCCATCTCGGAGACCGGTGTGGAGTCTCAAAGCGTCGATCCGGAGCCGATCTCGCGGAGCAGCAGGACGGTCCCGATAACGGGTGACGGCGGCGACGTCGAGATCGTTCTTCCGACGGCCGTCGACAACGCCACCGCGCTCCGGGGCCGGTGGGCCGCGGAACTTCCGAACGCGACCGTCACCGAGGACGGTGGCACGGTCCGGATCGCCCTCAACGGCAGCGAGACGTATCGGCTTGGGCTCTCGAAGGTCGCAGTCGACGCCGGCGGGACGACCGAGCCGGCGTACGTCGTCCCGGTTACGGGCAATGGAACTGTCGGAGAGAGCGTCGGTGTCGAAGTACGAGACAAGTACAACAATCCCGTCGTGGGTGCCGAGGTATCCCTTGACGGTACCACCGAGAATACGAACGCTGACGGACGGGCCTTCTTCGAACCGGACGCTGCCGACGACTACAGCGCGACGATCAACGGGGGTAGCGAGTCCTACGAATCCGTTCCGTTCACGATCACCGAGGCGGGCGGCAACGGCAGCGTGAATCGAACGTTCAACACGGAGTGGGACTTGGACTCCGCGACCGTGGTGGAGAACGACGAGCGAGATCTGAACGTGAGCGTGTCCGATCGAAGCGGAACTCCGATCGCGAACGCGACGATCGATTACTCGATCACGCCACAATCTCCCAACGGTTCATTGTCGAAATGGAACCAGTCCGTTCACGACGGAACCGACAACGTCACGTTTGAAGCGGGGAGCGCTCAGCAAAATGAATCGTTCGACGTGTACGCTTCGGCCGGTGACGACGTTGATCGCACCGAGGTTACGGTCATCGGAGGAACCGTCGATCTCCAAGATGAAATCTTCGAGAGCGATAGCAACTTCACCGTCGATCACGAGCTTACGAACCTCGATTCGGGATATCTCGTCGTCGAGAATGAAGATACCGGCGGCACATACGAGAATACCGTTGGTGACGGAAGTACAACCGTTGATGCTGCTGATATCGGTGGCATCAGTGACGGCGACACGATCAATGCGACACTGTATCAAGACGGTTCCATGACGACCGAACTCGCTAACGACATTGAGACGGTTGGTACGGTTAGTCCGACGTTCTCGGTCGACATCACGTCCACCAACGCACCGGTCACTGAGGGAGAAAATCTTGACGTCGAAGTCACGGTAGAGAACACCGGCGGATCGACGGGGACACAGAACATTCGATTCCTCGTCGACGGCGAGGAGATCAACGTGAGGGGAGTGACTCTCGCAAGCGGCGCACAGGTAACTGAATCGTTCACCTACCAGACCGAACAGGGTGACTCTCCTGATGTCGATGTCAGAGCCGAAAGCGATGACGACTTCGACACCCGCACTGCGACGGTGAACGCACCGGCGCAGTTCGAGGTCGGTATCACGTCCACCAACGAACCGATCACCGAAGGTGAGGACCTCAACGTCGACTACACGGTGGAAAACACCGGCGATGAAACCGACACACAGACGATCGAACTACTTGACTTCGATGACCAAGTCATCGACTCGATCGAGGTCACCCTCGATGGAGGCGAAACTACGTCAGGTACGCTCACATGGTCGACGACACCCGGTGACGCTGAGACTGATGATATTACCGTTCGTTCTGAGGACGACACGGCAGTTCAGGGAGTGACGATCGACCCGACGATGGCGAGCCAAGTTTCGGGAGTTGATGGTACTGTAGGACAATCCAACATCCCTGGCGGTGGTAGGGCTGTTGAATTTGACATTAGTGCCGATCAATCCGTTGAGATTGATGCGTTCTCTGTTGAGACACAGAATGATATGTCGGGTCGTACATTCTCAGATACTGGAAGCTCATTTGATGGACAGAGTCTACCCGCCACGATCAATGGACAGGCCACTGTCGAACTTCGCGAGTTCTCCGGCAGTGGTAGTCTAGGTATTGATGAGAACTTTGTTTCAGACAGTTCTAGTGCCGATATTATTGTCACGCTTGAATTCTCTGACGGATCGGAATTATCTCTAAATATAACATAA
- a CDS encoding ABC transporter substrate-binding protein, producing MSRDDAEGGTPTRRDYLTYGGAVVGGGLLAGCTGGSDAESAPTTDRTANESGSDSASSTPSSGSESAEESSSTDGAYSVTMEPVGTVEFDRVPATIAPFTADYIDMLVALGHADAVQSIWYRGRYKTIHYEELDGVSIDLDGLTQLWNDGVSKELFYEMNADLHLIDPHELTDWLGAWDRDDLEEVRTNVAPFLGNLIFRRTDDWHDYRYYSLYEAFEKVAEIVRERERFEAIRSIHDELVTDVQSRLPAPEDRPDAALVFAGTEPEEFTPYRIDGQGANKEHFHALGISDAFAGTDVEGYSGSQSLDYEALLEVDPDSLLLRYHREGMTRAEFEDTVLAYLKEHELGSQLTAVEEDRVFRGGPIYAGPLHNLFMIERYAKGYYPGEFTEDELIDRDRLSRIITEGA from the coding sequence ATGTCGAGAGACGACGCGGAAGGCGGTACACCGACGCGACGGGATTACCTGACGTACGGCGGCGCGGTCGTCGGCGGTGGACTCCTCGCCGGATGTACCGGCGGGAGCGACGCGGAGTCCGCGCCCACGACCGATCGAACCGCGAACGAGTCCGGATCGGACTCGGCGTCGTCAACCCCATCAAGCGGCTCCGAGTCGGCCGAGGAGTCCTCGTCGACGGACGGGGCGTACTCGGTGACGATGGAGCCGGTGGGAACCGTGGAGTTCGATCGCGTTCCGGCGACCATCGCCCCGTTCACCGCGGACTACATCGACATGCTGGTCGCGCTCGGGCACGCCGACGCGGTCCAGTCGATCTGGTACCGCGGACGGTACAAGACGATACACTACGAGGAGCTCGACGGCGTCTCGATCGATCTCGACGGGCTCACCCAACTGTGGAACGACGGCGTCTCGAAGGAGCTGTTCTACGAGATGAACGCGGACCTCCACCTCATCGATCCCCACGAGCTGACGGACTGGCTCGGCGCGTGGGACCGAGACGATCTCGAGGAAGTTCGGACGAACGTCGCCCCCTTCCTCGGGAACCTGATCTTCCGCCGAACCGACGACTGGCACGACTACCGGTACTACTCGCTGTACGAGGCGTTCGAGAAGGTCGCCGAGATCGTCCGGGAACGCGAGCGGTTCGAGGCGATCCGGTCGATCCACGACGAGTTGGTGACGGACGTCCAGTCGCGGCTGCCGGCACCCGAGGACCGTCCCGATGCCGCCCTCGTGTTCGCCGGCACGGAGCCGGAGGAGTTCACGCCGTATCGGATCGACGGGCAGGGGGCGAACAAGGAGCACTTCCACGCGCTCGGGATATCCGACGCGTTCGCCGGCACGGACGTCGAGGGGTACTCCGGGTCGCAGTCGCTCGACTACGAGGCGCTCCTCGAGGTCGATCCCGACTCGCTGCTGTTGCGGTACCACCGGGAGGGCATGACGCGAGCCGAGTTCGAGGACACCGTGCTCGCGTATCTGAAGGAACACGAGCTGGGAAGCCAGCTGACGGCGGTCGAGGAGGACCGCGTGTTCCGCGGCGGGCCGATCTACGCCGGACCGCTACACAACCTCTTCATGATCGAGCGGTACGCGAAGGGGTACTACCCGGGAGAGTTCACCGAGGACGAGCTGATCGACCGCGACCGCCTCTCGCGGATCATCACCGAGGGAGCGTAG
- a CDS encoding UPF0179 family protein translates to MPTVTLIGSRLADAGREFVYEGESPDCAGCPYRSQCLNLSVGTRYRITDVRENAQTLDCAVHDAGVRAVEVEPAPVPANVPSKGAYAGSRASLAGPCPHTECPSHEYCVPDGADFDEERRIERVLGDPPHDYCALDRELTLVEFKAEEE, encoded by the coding sequence ATGCCCACGGTCACGCTCATCGGCTCGCGGCTCGCGGACGCCGGCCGCGAGTTCGTCTACGAGGGGGAGTCGCCCGACTGCGCGGGCTGTCCCTACCGGAGCCAGTGTCTCAACCTCTCCGTCGGGACGCGGTACCGGATCACGGACGTGCGCGAGAACGCCCAGACGCTCGACTGCGCCGTCCACGACGCCGGCGTCCGCGCGGTCGAGGTCGAGCCCGCGCCGGTCCCCGCGAACGTCCCCTCGAAGGGCGCGTACGCCGGCAGCCGGGCGTCGCTCGCGGGCCCGTGTCCCCACACCGAGTGCCCGAGCCACGAGTACTGCGTCCCCGACGGGGCGGACTTCGACGAGGAGCGCCGGATCGAGCGAGTGCTCGGGGACCCGCCGCACGACTACTGCGCGCTCGACCGGGAGCTGACGCTCGTGGAGTTCAAAGCCGAGGAGGAGTGA
- a CDS encoding nucleoside phosphorylase, whose amino-acid sequence MAKQPHLLVEEGDVHETAIVPGDPGRVDRIADLCDDGEVVAENREYKVVNASYEGVDLTICSTGIGCPSAAIAVEELSRVGVETFVRCGTCGALQADMEIGDMVVATGAAKEEGTSKRYESANYPAVPDYDVLSALVDGAEANDEEVHVGPIVSDDAFYNESDEYVADWEDANLLAIEMEAATVFSLARRKGLAAGAICTVDGNLVAGTQKGADSDDELPEKARDNVERAIRITLEAVAGL is encoded by the coding sequence ATGGCGAAACAGCCGCACCTGCTGGTGGAGGAGGGCGACGTCCACGAGACCGCGATCGTTCCGGGCGACCCCGGCCGCGTCGACCGGATCGCCGACCTGTGTGACGACGGCGAGGTGGTCGCCGAGAACCGCGAGTACAAGGTCGTCAACGCGAGCTACGAGGGCGTCGACCTCACGATCTGTTCGACCGGGATCGGCTGCCCCTCCGCGGCCATCGCCGTCGAGGAGCTCTCGCGCGTCGGCGTCGAGACGTTCGTCCGCTGTGGCACCTGCGGGGCGCTTCAGGCCGACATGGAGATCGGCGACATGGTCGTCGCGACCGGCGCGGCGAAGGAGGAGGGGACGAGCAAGCGCTACGAGTCGGCGAACTACCCGGCGGTCCCCGACTACGACGTGCTCTCCGCGCTCGTCGACGGCGCGGAGGCGAACGACGAGGAGGTCCACGTCGGCCCCATCGTCTCCGACGACGCCTTCTACAACGAGAGCGACGAGTACGTCGCCGACTGGGAGGACGCGAACCTGCTGGCGATCGAGATGGAGGCCGCGACGGTGTTCTCGCTCGCCCGTCGGAAGGGGCTCGCCGCCGGCGCGATCTGTACCGTCGACGGCAACCTCGTCGCCGGTACCCAGAAGGGTGCCGACTCGGACGACGAGCTCCCGGAGAAGGCGAGAGACAACGTCGAGCGGGCGATCCGGATCACGCTCGAGGCGGTCGCCGGGCTGTAG